One Amycolatopsis thermophila DNA segment encodes these proteins:
- a CDS encoding PadR family transcriptional regulator, with the protein MALAVLELLHERPMHPYEMTQLMRDRHLEHRVAVKPGSLYHTVDRLAAAGHIKVVGTQREGRRPERTVYALTEQGRDAFVDRATTMLGTLADERPEFLSALGAMDDLGREISLDQLEMRLMRLEAKAASQEVITRKLLDEVPAIYWVDWRYTTAQVRFELEWTRQLIDDIKAGRLDWSARNCHPARLSAVPTESTEDRPNERAS; encoded by the coding sequence ATGGCCCTGGCCGTTCTGGAACTGCTGCACGAGCGGCCGATGCACCCGTACGAGATGACCCAGCTCATGCGCGACCGGCACCTGGAGCACCGGGTCGCGGTCAAACCGGGGTCGCTCTACCACACGGTCGACCGCCTGGCGGCCGCCGGGCACATCAAGGTCGTCGGCACCCAGCGCGAGGGCCGCCGTCCCGAACGCACCGTCTACGCCCTGACCGAGCAGGGGCGCGACGCGTTCGTGGACCGGGCCACGACGATGCTCGGCACCCTCGCCGACGAGCGCCCCGAGTTCCTCAGCGCGCTCGGTGCGATGGACGACCTCGGCCGCGAGATCTCCCTCGACCAGCTGGAGATGCGCCTGATGCGCCTGGAGGCCAAGGCGGCCTCCCAGGAGGTCATCACGCGCAAGCTGCTCGACGAGGTACCGGCGATCTACTGGGTCGACTGGCGCTACACGACCGCGCAGGTGCGGTTCGAACTCGAGTGGACCCGGCAGCTGATCGACGACATCAAGGCCGGCCGGCTGGACTGGTCGGCGCGGAACTGCCACCCGGCCAGGCTCTCCGCCGTCCCCACCGAATCCACTGAGGACAGACCGAATGAGCGAGCGAGCTAA
- a CDS encoding GntR family transcriptional regulator, whose amino-acid sequence MSTRDRSQAAGDRAYHWTKDRILDGRLEGGRLISEGEVADALQLSRTPVREAFLRLSAEGLLRLYPKRGALIVPVSPNEVHDIAEARIFLERHAAAKVIAAGAHRQVADKMRAVLDEQRAVSMPEHTPRFTKLDREFHATLVQAAGNQLFDEFYSGLRDRQLRMVNTALRDNTVRPPIILDEHARICDLLAAGDADGLQALIGDHISAVRDEAAH is encoded by the coding sequence ATGTCAACGAGGGACCGCTCACAGGCGGCCGGCGACCGGGCCTACCACTGGACCAAGGACCGCATCCTCGACGGCCGCCTCGAAGGCGGGCGGCTGATCAGCGAGGGTGAGGTCGCCGACGCCCTGCAGCTGTCCCGGACCCCGGTCCGGGAGGCGTTCCTGCGCCTGTCGGCCGAGGGCCTGCTCCGCCTGTACCCGAAACGCGGCGCCCTGATCGTGCCCGTGTCACCGAACGAGGTGCACGACATCGCCGAGGCGCGGATCTTCCTGGAGCGGCACGCGGCCGCGAAGGTCATCGCGGCCGGCGCCCACCGCCAGGTGGCCGACAAGATGCGCGCGGTCCTCGACGAGCAGCGCGCGGTCTCGATGCCGGAGCACACGCCGCGGTTCACCAAGCTCGACCGCGAGTTCCACGCCACCCTGGTCCAGGCCGCGGGCAACCAGCTGTTCGACGAGTTCTACTCCGGCCTGCGCGACCGCCAGCTGCGCATGGTCAACACCGCCCTGCGCGACAACACGGTCCGCCCGCCGATCATCCTCGACGAGCACGCGCGGATCTGCGATCTCCTCGCGGCGGGCGACGCCGACGGTCTCCAGGCCCTCATCGGCGACCACATCTCCGCGGTCCGGGACGAAGCCGCGCACTGA
- a CDS encoding AMP-binding protein: MGESSVFLTRILDVLLDGGDQIAFAHRGRSMTYRETFDTLRRLHATLKTEGIVPGQLVAITGGNAPETILLQFASQLLGARVVHVDGPRTDLLELLEVDHVLSTEPDGPLVSSRVPRGPRRDEDSALPRAVETMFSGDGTNLVCYRDLYEEMARSTEPNADGPQRVLLIAPLSHPIGNRLTCKALLAGDTVVLHERASGTGTFAAANLAGEA; the protein is encoded by the coding sequence GTGGGCGAGTCCAGCGTCTTTCTGACCCGCATCCTCGACGTGCTGTTAGATGGCGGCGATCAGATCGCATTCGCCCATCGTGGCCGGTCGATGACGTATCGAGAGACCTTCGACACATTACGGCGGCTGCATGCGACACTGAAAACCGAGGGGATCGTCCCCGGCCAGCTCGTCGCAATTACCGGCGGAAACGCGCCGGAAACAATTCTTCTGCAGTTCGCCTCCCAGTTGCTCGGCGCACGAGTGGTGCACGTGGACGGTCCGCGCACCGATCTGCTGGAGCTGCTCGAGGTCGACCACGTGCTGTCCACCGAACCCGACGGGCCGCTGGTGTCGTCCCGCGTGCCGCGCGGCCCGCGCCGCGACGAGGACTCGGCCCTGCCGCGGGCGGTGGAGACGATGTTCTCCGGCGACGGCACGAACCTGGTCTGCTACCGCGACCTGTACGAGGAAATGGCGCGGTCGACCGAGCCGAACGCGGACGGACCGCAGCGAGTGCTGTTGATAGCGCCCCTGTCGCACCCGATCGGCAACCGTCTCACCTGCAAGGCACTCCTGGCTGGCGACACGGTGGTGCTCCACGAGCGCGCGAGCGGCACCGGCACCTTCGCCGCCGCCAACCTCGCCGGGGAGGCCTAG
- a CDS encoding MFS transporter, giving the protein MRAARAWLMWGLGALCYLTALFHRMSLSVAGLTAQERFSIDATGLAAFSVMQFVLYAVLQVPVGAAADRFGPRRLLSLGMALMAAGSIVFALATAYAAAMAGRALIGAGDAFLFVNVLRLAHNWFPGRRYALVAALTGIIGGLGQLIATAPLAALLTGFGWTSAFLVAGVITAVLLAVVGVALRDGPSAASREAPQEPLRVSLRHVWHNRGTRHAMWTHFTLMGAFVTFTAVLGQPYLVHAQGRTPAAASALLTVVVVGFVLVGTFAGQLASRRPGVRGPMVAVAAVVSVLCWTVLVAVPGPLPVVVLGPVLFLIGAAGAVSMLAFDLARSANHGHRAGVASGVANMGGFTFAVVAELGAGLLLDELLRHGVGGPPAYRLSFLVALVMGLAGTVRLVMLHRHAGVLSPHPGRVLEPA; this is encoded by the coding sequence GTGCGCGCGGCCAGGGCTTGGCTGATGTGGGGGCTGGGGGCGCTGTGCTACCTGACGGCGCTGTTCCACCGGATGAGCCTCTCGGTGGCCGGGCTCACCGCGCAGGAGCGGTTCTCGATCGACGCGACCGGGCTGGCCGCGTTCTCGGTGATGCAGTTCGTGCTCTACGCCGTTCTGCAGGTGCCCGTGGGCGCCGCCGCCGACCGGTTCGGGCCGCGACGGCTGCTGTCGCTGGGCATGGCGTTGATGGCGGCCGGGTCGATCGTGTTCGCGCTGGCCACGGCCTACGCGGCGGCGATGGCGGGGCGGGCGCTGATCGGCGCCGGTGACGCGTTCCTGTTCGTCAACGTGCTGCGCCTGGCGCACAACTGGTTCCCCGGCCGCCGGTACGCGCTGGTCGCCGCGCTCACCGGGATCATCGGCGGGCTCGGCCAGCTGATCGCGACCGCGCCGCTGGCCGCGCTGCTCACCGGGTTCGGGTGGACGTCGGCGTTCCTGGTCGCCGGGGTGATCACGGCGGTGCTGCTGGCCGTGGTCGGCGTCGCGCTGCGGGACGGGCCGTCGGCCGCCTCGCGGGAGGCGCCGCAGGAGCCGTTGCGCGTCAGCCTGCGGCACGTGTGGCACAACCGCGGCACCCGGCACGCGATGTGGACGCACTTCACGCTGATGGGCGCGTTCGTGACGTTCACCGCCGTGCTCGGGCAGCCCTACCTGGTGCACGCGCAGGGCCGCACCCCCGCGGCGGCGAGCGCGCTGCTGACCGTGGTCGTGGTCGGATTCGTGCTGGTCGGAACGTTCGCCGGGCAGCTGGCTTCGCGGCGGCCGGGGGTGCGCGGGCCGATGGTCGCCGTGGCGGCCGTGGTGAGCGTGCTGTGCTGGACGGTGCTCGTCGCGGTGCCCGGCCCGTTGCCGGTCGTGGTGCTGGGGCCGGTCCTGTTCCTGATCGGCGCCGCTGGCGCGGTGAGCATGCTGGCGTTCGACCTGGCCCGGTCGGCCAACCACGGGCACCGGGCCGGGGTGGCGAGCGGGGTGGCGAACATGGGCGGGTTCACGTTCGCCGTGGTCGCGGAACTCGGCGCCGGCCTGCTGCTCGACGAGTTGCTGCGGCACGGGGTCGGCGGACCGCCGGCCTACCGGCTGTCGTTCCTCGTCGCCCTGGTGATGGGGTTGGCGGGGACGGTGCGGCTGGTGATGCTGCACCGCCACGCCGGGGTGTTGTCGCCCCACCCCGGACGCGTGCTGGAACCCGCCTGA
- a CDS encoding DHA2 family efflux MFS transporter permease subunit — protein MSERANPWAALGALCIGFFMILLDTTIVSIAIPSMVRGLDADLNSIVWVMSVYLLTYAVPMLFTSRLGDRFGPKRLFVAGLAVFTLASLWCGLSGTAEMLIAARAVQGLGAALMTPQTLAFITHLFPPAKRGPAMGLWGGVAGLATITGPLLGGVLVDNLGWEWIFFVNVPIGAVGLVLAMLLVPDWQPRHSHSFDIPGILLSVAGMSLVVFGLQNGQHYDWGTVAGPVNVAEVIAAGVVLLVAFVVWQRYNRREPLLPLRVFGNRNFSAGTLTSVTIGFTMTAMFLPLVIYIQDVLLLSPTSAGLITAPMSLLSGLLAPFIGRLSDKVNPKYLVILGIVALAAGLALIALMARETSTWWVTFPGLLLCGVGTGSVFAPMSNATMSSVEPRLAGTASGIFNTARQIGGVLGSAACGVLLQARISAGMAASHGNAPQALTQAARETLLLPIAVLLLGIVAAAAMRRPAARPAQSQPDTAGARA, from the coding sequence ATGAGCGAGCGAGCTAACCCGTGGGCGGCGCTCGGCGCGCTGTGCATCGGGTTCTTCATGATCCTGTTGGACACCACGATCGTCTCGATCGCGATCCCGTCGATGGTGCGCGGCCTGGACGCCGACCTCAACTCCATCGTCTGGGTGATGAGCGTCTACCTGCTCACCTACGCGGTCCCGATGCTGTTCACCAGCAGGCTCGGCGACCGCTTCGGCCCGAAGCGGCTGTTCGTCGCCGGGCTCGCGGTGTTCACGCTCGCGTCGCTGTGGTGCGGCCTGTCCGGCACGGCCGAGATGCTGATCGCCGCCCGCGCCGTGCAGGGCCTGGGCGCCGCGCTCATGACGCCGCAGACGCTGGCGTTCATCACCCACCTCTTCCCGCCCGCCAAGCGCGGCCCGGCGATGGGCCTGTGGGGCGGCGTCGCGGGCCTGGCCACGATCACCGGACCGCTGCTCGGCGGGGTACTGGTGGACAACCTGGGCTGGGAGTGGATCTTCTTCGTCAACGTGCCGATCGGCGCGGTCGGGCTGGTGCTGGCGATGCTCCTGGTACCGGACTGGCAACCGCGGCACTCGCACTCCTTCGACATCCCCGGAATCCTGCTGTCGGTCGCGGGGATGTCGCTGGTCGTCTTCGGGCTGCAGAACGGGCAGCACTACGACTGGGGCACCGTCGCCGGGCCGGTCAACGTCGCCGAGGTGATCGCCGCGGGCGTGGTGCTGCTGGTCGCGTTCGTGGTGTGGCAGCGCTACAACCGCCGCGAACCGCTGTTGCCGTTGCGCGTGTTCGGCAACCGCAACTTCTCCGCGGGCACGCTGACCTCGGTCACGATCGGCTTCACCATGACCGCGATGTTCCTGCCGCTGGTGATCTACATCCAGGACGTCCTGCTGCTCTCCCCCACCTCGGCGGGCCTGATCACCGCGCCGATGTCGCTGCTGTCCGGTCTCCTCGCGCCGTTCATCGGGCGGCTGTCGGACAAGGTCAACCCGAAGTACCTGGTGATCCTCGGAATCGTCGCGCTCGCCGCCGGTCTCGCGCTGATCGCGCTGATGGCCCGCGAGACGAGCACGTGGTGGGTCACCTTCCCCGGCCTGCTGTTGTGCGGCGTGGGCACCGGTTCGGTGTTCGCGCCGATGAGCAACGCGACGATGAGCTCGGTCGAGCCGCGGCTGGCCGGCACCGCGTCGGGCATCTTCAACACGGCCCGCCAGATCGGTGGCGTGCTGGGCAGCGCGGCGTGCGGCGTGTTGCTGCAGGCGCGGATCAGCGCGGGCATGGCGGCCAGCCACGGCAACGCGCCCCAGGCCCTCACCCAGGCGGCTCGGGAAACGCTGCTCCTGCCGATCGCGGTGCTGCTGCTCGGGATCGTGGCGGCGGCCGCGATGCGGCGCCCGGCGGCCCGGCCCGCGCAGTCCCAGCCCGACACGGCGGGCGCCCGCGCCTGA
- a CDS encoding dicarboxylate/amino acid:cation symporter: MSLLRTYSKPKVFGLIVVVALVVGALLGVLAKQTGQGWLVTTLHTIGSIFTNLLQVTVLPLVFTAIVLGIVSLRGLGGARTAARLGGKTVLWFATTSLIAVLIGIAVGKIVNPGSGVSLQPQPSTVQKLASRDHGSWLDLINNLVPSNLVEAFADGEILQVVLVSLAVGLAAYALGDRAQPFVSFNRAVFDIVQKVLGWIIRLAPLGVLGLIGNAFATYGDQFVRPLLSLIVAVYAGTLLVLFVVYPLLLRFVGKVSPALFFRKAWTALQFAFVSRSSGATLPLSRQTAVNLGVDPGYASFAVPLGTTTKMDGCAAVYPAVATIFIANLFGISLSFGDYVLIVVVAVFGAIATAGVTGWFTMLTLTLSTLNLPPEVIATGIAVIYGIDPILDMMRTATNVAGQIAIPTWIARTEGLLDDEVLHSKTSTPLLDAPAGEPAREPAPANA; this comes from the coding sequence GTGTCCCTGTTACGGACCTACTCGAAACCCAAGGTCTTCGGCCTGATCGTGGTCGTCGCCCTCGTCGTGGGTGCCCTGCTGGGCGTCCTGGCGAAGCAGACCGGCCAGGGCTGGCTCGTCACGACCCTCCACACCATCGGGTCGATCTTCACGAACCTGCTGCAGGTCACCGTCCTGCCGCTGGTCTTCACGGCGATCGTCCTCGGCATCGTCAGCCTGCGCGGCCTCGGCGGCGCCCGCACCGCGGCCCGGCTCGGCGGCAAGACCGTCCTGTGGTTCGCGACGACCTCGCTGATCGCGGTGCTCATCGGCATCGCCGTCGGCAAGATCGTCAACCCGGGCAGCGGCGTCTCCCTGCAGCCCCAGCCGTCGACGGTGCAGAAGCTCGCCTCGCGGGACCACGGCTCGTGGCTGGACCTGATCAACAACCTGGTGCCGAGCAACCTGGTCGAGGCCTTCGCCGACGGCGAGATCCTGCAGGTGGTGCTCGTGTCGCTGGCCGTCGGCCTGGCCGCGTACGCGCTGGGCGACCGTGCCCAGCCGTTCGTCAGCTTCAACCGGGCCGTGTTCGACATCGTGCAGAAGGTGCTGGGCTGGATCATCCGGCTGGCCCCGCTGGGCGTGCTCGGCCTGATCGGCAACGCGTTCGCCACCTACGGCGACCAGTTCGTGCGGCCGCTGCTGTCGCTGATCGTCGCCGTCTACGCGGGCACCCTGCTCGTGCTGTTCGTGGTGTACCCGCTGCTGCTGCGCTTCGTCGGCAAGGTGAGCCCGGCGCTGTTCTTCCGCAAGGCCTGGACGGCGCTGCAGTTCGCGTTCGTGTCCCGCTCGTCCGGCGCGACGCTGCCGCTGAGCCGCCAGACCGCGGTGAACCTCGGCGTGGACCCGGGTTACGCGAGCTTCGCCGTCCCGCTCGGCACGACGACCAAAATGGACGGTTGCGCCGCGGTGTACCCGGCGGTGGCCACGATCTTCATCGCGAACCTGTTCGGCATCTCGCTCAGCTTCGGTGACTACGTGCTGATCGTGGTGGTCGCCGTGTTCGGCGCCATCGCGACGGCCGGCGTGACCGGCTGGTTCACGATGCTCACGCTGACCCTGAGCACGCTGAACCTGCCGCCCGAGGTGATCGCCACCGGCATCGCCGTGATCTACGGCATCGACCCGATCCTGGACATGATGCGCACCGCGACCAACGTGGCGGGCCAGATCGCGATCCCGACGTGGATCGCCCGCACCGAAGGCCTCCTCGACGACGAGGTGCTGCACTCCAAGACGTCGACACCCCTGCTGGACGCCCCGGCGGGCGAGCCGGCGCGGGAACCGGCTCCGGCGAACGCCTGA
- a CDS encoding Maf family protein codes for MHFVLASQSPARLAVLRAAGIDPSVVVSGVDEDAVAAALTDPSREELVTALALAKAEAVLPTVARTHADAVVVGCDSMLSFNDEMLGKPGDAETARKRWAQMAGGTGDLLTGHAVLRVEGGEKVREAVGTQTTQVRFASPTQAEIDAYVATGEPLQVAGAFTLDGLGGWFVEGVDGDPSSVIGISLPLTRRLLAEVGVGVTDLWTSR; via the coding sequence GTGCACTTCGTTCTGGCCTCCCAGTCCCCCGCCCGTCTCGCGGTGCTGCGCGCCGCGGGCATCGACCCGAGCGTCGTGGTGTCCGGCGTTGACGAGGACGCCGTGGCCGCGGCACTGACCGACCCGTCCCGCGAGGAGCTCGTCACCGCGCTCGCCCTCGCGAAGGCGGAGGCCGTGCTGCCCACGGTCGCCCGGACGCACGCCGACGCGGTGGTCGTCGGGTGCGACTCGATGCTGTCGTTCAACGACGAGATGCTGGGCAAGCCGGGCGACGCGGAGACCGCCCGCAAGCGGTGGGCCCAGATGGCCGGCGGCACCGGTGACCTGCTGACCGGGCACGCCGTGCTGCGGGTCGAGGGCGGCGAGAAGGTCCGCGAGGCGGTCGGCACGCAGACCACGCAGGTGCGGTTCGCCTCACCCACCCAGGCCGAGATCGACGCCTACGTCGCGACGGGCGAGCCGCTGCAGGTCGCCGGCGCGTTCACGCTGGACGGGCTGGGCGGCTGGTTCGTCGAGGGCGTCGACGGCGACCCGTCCAGCGTCATCGGGATCAGCCTGCCCCTGACGCGGCGGCTGCTGGCGGAGGTCGGAGTCGGCGTCACCGACCTGTGGACGTCCCGATGA
- a CDS encoding acetyl/propionyl/methylcrotonyl-CoA carboxylase subunit alpha, with amino-acid sequence MPEQASATQGGPVTKILVANRGEIAVRVIRAAKDAGLASVAVYAEPDRDAPHVQLADEAYALGGTTAAESYLVIDKLIDVAKRSGADSVHPGYGFLSENADFAQAVIDAGLTWIGPSPQAIRDLGDKVTARHIALKAGAPLVPGTKDPVSNADEIIAFADEHGLPVAIKAAFGGGGRGLKVARTKEEIPELFESATREAVAAFGRGECFVERYLDKPRHVEAQVLADLHGNVVVVGTRDCSLQRRHQKLVEEAPAPFLNDEQRRTIHESAKAICKEAGYSGAGTVEYLVGLDGTISFLEVNTRLQVEHPVSEETAGIDLVREMFRIARGEKLRFTHDPEPRGHSIEFRINGEDAGRNFLPAPGTVTKLVFPEGPGVRVDSGVVTGSVIGGQFDSMLAKVIVTGTDRQNALERSRRALDEMVVEGMATVLPFHRVIVRDPAFVGDDEGFSVHTRWIETEFDNRIEPFTAAAEAEEEAEPRQTVVVEVGGKRLEVSLPGDLALGGGGKGNGGGAKAKPRKRGGGAKSAVSGDTVAAPMQGTIVKIAVEDGQQVEAGELLVVLEAMKMENPVTAHKSGTVTGLSVEVGTAVTQGASLLEIKD; translated from the coding sequence GTGCCCGAGCAGGCCAGCGCGACCCAGGGCGGACCGGTGACCAAGATCCTCGTAGCCAACCGGGGTGAGATCGCGGTCCGCGTCATCAGAGCGGCCAAGGACGCCGGGCTCGCGAGTGTCGCGGTGTACGCCGAGCCCGACCGCGACGCCCCGCACGTCCAGCTCGCCGACGAGGCATACGCCCTCGGCGGGACCACGGCGGCGGAGAGCTACCTCGTCATCGACAAGCTCATCGACGTCGCCAAGCGGTCCGGCGCCGACTCCGTCCACCCCGGCTACGGCTTCCTCTCCGAGAACGCCGACTTCGCGCAGGCGGTCATCGACGCGGGCCTGACCTGGATCGGGCCGAGCCCGCAGGCCATCCGCGACCTCGGCGACAAGGTCACCGCGCGGCACATCGCGCTCAAGGCCGGTGCCCCCCTGGTCCCGGGCACCAAGGACCCGGTGTCGAACGCCGACGAGATCATCGCCTTCGCCGACGAGCACGGTCTGCCGGTGGCCATCAAGGCGGCCTTCGGTGGTGGTGGCCGCGGTCTGAAGGTGGCACGCACCAAGGAGGAGATCCCCGAGCTGTTCGAGTCGGCCACCCGCGAGGCGGTCGCCGCGTTCGGCCGGGGCGAGTGCTTCGTCGAGCGCTACCTCGACAAGCCGCGCCACGTCGAGGCCCAGGTCCTGGCCGACCTGCACGGCAACGTCGTGGTGGTCGGCACCCGCGACTGCTCGCTGCAGCGCCGTCACCAGAAGCTCGTCGAGGAGGCCCCCGCGCCGTTCCTGAACGACGAGCAGCGCCGCACGATCCACGAGTCCGCCAAGGCGATCTGCAAGGAGGCCGGCTACTCCGGCGCGGGCACGGTCGAGTACCTGGTGGGCCTGGACGGGACCATCTCGTTCCTCGAGGTCAACACCCGGCTGCAGGTCGAGCACCCGGTGTCGGAGGAGACCGCGGGCATCGACCTGGTGCGCGAGATGTTCCGCATCGCCCGCGGCGAGAAGCTGCGGTTCACGCACGACCCGGAGCCGCGCGGCCACTCGATCGAGTTCCGCATCAACGGTGAGGACGCCGGCCGCAACTTCCTGCCCGCGCCGGGCACCGTCACCAAGCTGGTGTTCCCGGAGGGCCCGGGTGTCCGGGTCGACTCCGGTGTGGTCACCGGCAGCGTCATCGGCGGCCAGTTCGACTCGATGCTCGCGAAGGTCATCGTCACCGGCACCGACCGGCAGAACGCGCTGGAGCGCAGCCGCCGGGCGCTGGACGAGATGGTCGTCGAGGGCATGGCCACGGTGCTGCCGTTCCACCGCGTCATCGTGCGCGACCCGGCGTTCGTCGGCGACGACGAGGGTTTCTCCGTCCACACCCGCTGGATCGAGACCGAGTTCGACAACCGGATCGAACCGTTCACCGCGGCCGCCGAAGCCGAGGAGGAGGCCGAGCCGCGCCAGACGGTGGTCGTCGAGGTCGGCGGCAAGCGGCTGGAGGTCTCGCTGCCCGGCGACCTCGCGCTCGGCGGGGGCGGCAAGGGCAACGGCGGTGGCGCCAAGGCCAAGCCGCGCAAGCGGGGCGGCGGCGCGAAGTCCGCGGTCAGCGGTGACACCGTCGCCGCGCCGATGCAGGGCACGATCGTCAAGATCGCGGTCGAGGACGGCCAGCAGGTCGAGGCGGGCGAGCTCCTCGTCGTGCTCGAGGCCATGAAGATGGAAAACCCGGTCACGGCACACAAGTCGGGCACCGTGACGGGACTTTCCGTCGAGGTGGGCACCGCGGTCACGCAAGGCGCTTCCCTGCTCGAAATCAAGGACTAA
- a CDS encoding DUF1707 domain-containing protein, whose product MTEVPSPDLRIGDEERESALTALGEHLSAGRLDLDEYGDRSARVTAARTRRDLAGLFADLPEPHPRFEKPQPPKAVAKKPDQPPQWSDRPLPQRVAAAAVPFLWVAAVALFLTVGGWWWFALPFLFTAAGSAFWGKDWERDRHGAYDRRDRRDRRRDRWDRR is encoded by the coding sequence GTGACCGAGGTTCCCTCGCCTGATCTGCGGATCGGCGACGAAGAACGGGAGTCGGCGCTGACGGCACTCGGGGAGCACCTGAGTGCCGGGCGACTCGACCTCGACGAATACGGCGACCGTTCGGCGCGGGTCACCGCCGCTCGCACGCGGCGGGACCTCGCCGGACTGTTCGCCGACCTGCCCGAGCCGCACCCGCGGTTCGAGAAGCCGCAACCGCCGAAGGCGGTGGCGAAGAAGCCGGACCAGCCGCCCCAGTGGTCGGACCGCCCCCTGCCGCAGCGCGTCGCGGCCGCCGCGGTGCCGTTCCTGTGGGTGGCGGCGGTCGCGTTGTTCCTCACCGTCGGCGGCTGGTGGTGGTTCGCGCTGCCGTTCCTGTTCACCGCGGCGGGCAGCGCCTTCTGGGGCAAGGACTGGGAGCGGGACCGGCACGGCGCCTACGACCGGCGCGACCGGCGGGACCGCCGCCGTGACCGGTGGGACCGGCGGTGA
- a CDS encoding DUF1707 SHOCT-like domain-containing protein, whose protein sequence is MNDQPDLRLSDDERSEALEALSEHVRTGRLDIDEFGRRSAHVAAARTRSELARQFADLPEPRPRVLGKPVPSRPPARKVGMGLLPLLVIAAVALFVLTRGVWMVVLIPVVVVAVLTLRRR, encoded by the coding sequence GTGAACGACCAGCCGGACCTGCGGCTCTCCGATGACGAGCGTTCGGAGGCCCTGGAGGCCCTGTCCGAGCACGTCCGCACCGGTCGCCTGGACATCGACGAGTTCGGCCGCCGCTCGGCGCACGTCGCGGCGGCCCGCACCCGGTCGGAGCTGGCGCGGCAGTTCGCCGACCTGCCCGAACCCCGGCCTCGGGTGCTCGGCAAGCCCGTTCCGTCGCGGCCGCCCGCGCGGAAGGTCGGGATGGGCCTGCTGCCGCTGCTGGTGATCGCGGCGGTGGCGCTGTTCGTGCTGACCCGCGGTGTGTGGATGGTGGTCCTGATCCCGGTCGTGGTCGTGGCGGTGCTGACCCTGCGGCGCCGCTGA